One Primulina tabacum isolate GXHZ01 chromosome 10, ASM2559414v2, whole genome shotgun sequence DNA segment encodes these proteins:
- the LOC142505167 gene encoding LOW QUALITY PROTEIN: zinc finger CCCH domain-containing protein 53 (The sequence of the model RefSeq protein was modified relative to this genomic sequence to represent the inferred CDS: deleted 1 base in 1 codon), with the protein MEPYEATKIVFQRIQSLDPENASKIMGVLLIQDHGEKEMIRLAFGPEYLLHSVVLRARKELGLVSSNSPSTPLSPSTFSNPLSTLSRQNSCSSASSRVLGGLNLPSPLSISSSFSDFQSSDDLISPGGYINGSSPSTMNSSATPFYTSGEVDLIHELQLQDQLSFLNDGSDPVCFPSYAGSWAGAASVHRRSCSVNDICMGSDYLSGGGYGWKPCLYYARGYCKNGTSCPFLHGGDSGGSMAVEGGSVAVGSPSNFELMEQQCQDLLRSKSTLQQRQAAYSPRSTSKCTNFLLQQQFPADSPRALMMGEGMYKSSRNRLERGDLGIVIPGSRQIYLTFPADSTFKEEDVSTYFSIFGPVQDVRIPYQQKRMFGFVTFDYPETVKLILAKGNPHFVCDARVLVKPYKEKGKIPDRHRRQQMERERGEFNACGSPTGLESRDHFDLHLGARMLYNTQDILWRRKLEEQADLQQAIELQNRRLMSLQLLDVKRNSHNRTLSTGAVISPSAYSPNFYNQSMVLSDRSSPEAKSEGNIPDGTIPNLVNVSANEAINPTESTVENKDSFVKTESDNGKESFSKERDLQESSDHNLPDSPFASSIAASDCTMPFSNGGVETVDENGFNPTQALKNDNLITGSTFLPSTSLDITPFKSCYFQVPRFASGHETIGM; encoded by the exons ATGGAACCATATGAAGCAACGAAGATTGTCTTTCAGAGGATCCAAAGTTTAGACCCTGAAAATGCGTCTAAAATCATGGGCGTTTTATTGATTCAAGATCATGGGGAGAAGGAAATGATCCGCTTAGCTTTTGGCCCTGAATATTTGCTACACTCGGTTGTTCTTAGAGCAAGAAAAGAACTTGGTTTAGTGTCATCGAACTCCCCTTCAACTCCTTTGTCTCCTTCAACTTTTAGCAACCCTTTATCAACTCTTTCAAGGCAGAATTCTTGTTCTTCTGCTTCATCTAGGGTTCTTGGTGGTTTGAATCTTCCTTCTCCTCTTAGTATAAGTTCCAGCTTCTCGGATTTTCAGAGCTCGGATGATTTAATCAGTCCTGGTGGTTACATTAATGGCAGCTCACCATCCACTATGAACTCTAGTGCGACTCCCTTTTATACGAGTGGGGAGGTAGATTTGATCCACGAGCTTCAGCTTCAAGATCAATTATCTTTTCTGAATGATGGAAGCGACCCCGTTTGCTTCCCTTCGTACGCCGGAAGCTGGGCTGGCGCCGCATCGGTCCACCGTAGGAGCTGCTCTGTGAATGACATCTGCATGGGGTCCGATTATCTGAGTGGAGGAGGGTATGGGTGGAAGCCCTGTTTGTATTACGCTAGAGGGTACTGCAAGAATGGTACCAGCTGCCCCTTCCTCCACGGCGGCGACAGTGGCGGTTCTATGGCGGTGGAAGGTGGAAGC GTGGCTGTGGGTTCACCTAGTAATTTCGAGTTGATGGAGCAGCAGTGCCAAGATTTACTCCGTTCAAAGTCAACTCTACAGCAGCGGCAGGCTGCTTATTCTCCACGGTCCACAAGCAAATGCACGAATTTTCTTCTGCAGCAGCAATTTCCTGCCGACAGTCCAAG AGCATTGATGATGGGCGAAGGCATGTACAAATCTAGCAGAAATAGGCTTGAAAGAGGTGATCTTGGAATAGTAATTCCCGGTTCAAGGCAAATTTACCTGACATTTCCAGCTGACAGCACTTTCAAAGAAGAAGATGTTTCCACTTACTTTAG TATCTTTGGGCCGGTCCAAGATGTGAGGATTCCGTATCAGCAGAAGAGGATGTTTGGCTTCGTCACATTTGATTATCCAGAAACGGTGAAGCTCATTCTTGCAAAGGGTAATCCTCATTTCGTGTGCGATGCTCGAGTTCTCGTGAAGCCATACAAGGAGAAGGGCAAAATCCCAGATAGGCATAG GAGACAACAAATGGAAAGGGAAAGGGGCGAATTCAACGCATGTGGTAGCCCTACCGGTCTTGAATCTAGAGATCATTTTGATCTTCACCTTG GTGCAAGAATGCTGTACAATACTCAGGATATATTATGGAGGAGAAAATTGGAGGAACAAGCTGACTTGCAACAAGCCATTGAACTACAGAATAGGAGACTTATGAGCCTACAGCTTCTTGATGTCAAGAGGAATAGCCACAACCGTACCCTCTCCACTGGTGCCGTTATTTCACCGTCTGCATACTCGCCAAATTTTTACAATCAAAGCATGGTGCTTTCTGATCGAAGCAGCCCGGAAGCCAAATCAGAAG GAAACATCCCGGATGGAACAATTCCGAATCTGGTAAATGTTTCTGCCAACGAGGCCATTAATCCTACCGAAAGCACGGTGGAGAACAAAGATTCTTTTGTCAAAACTGAAAGTGACAACGGGAAGGAAAGCTTCTCTAAAGAACGTGATTTGCAAGAAAG CTCGGATCACAACCTCCCCGATAGCCCCTTCGCGTCATCAATTGCTGCCAGTGACTGTACAATGCCGTTCTCTAACGGCGGGGTGGAGACTGTGGACGAGAATGGATTCAATCCTACACAGGCTTTGAAGAACGATAATTTGATCACCGGCTCAACTTTTCTTCCCTCCACTTCGCTGGACATTACTCCATTTAAGTCATGTTACTTCCAAGTTCCCAG GTTTGCTTCTGGTCATGAGACCATTGGAATGTag